The proteins below come from a single Erythrobacter sp. SG61-1L genomic window:
- the hspQ gene encoding heat shock protein HspQ produces the protein MDRAHFFSAQAGRRIDAPLHAEARFAIGDVVKHKLFDFRGVVFDIDPVFANSEEWYEAIPKDMRPRRDQPFYHLLAENDDSSYVAYVSQQNLMADSEGGPVDHPSVAQLFDDFAEGRYRLRRRLTH, from the coding sequence ATGGATCGTGCCCATTTCTTTTCTGCCCAGGCCGGCCGCCGAATCGACGCCCCCCTTCATGCCGAAGCCCGTTTCGCCATCGGCGACGTGGTGAAGCACAAGCTGTTCGATTTCCGCGGCGTAGTTTTCGATATCGACCCCGTCTTCGCCAATAGCGAGGAATGGTACGAGGCCATCCCCAAGGACATGCGTCCACGCCGGGATCAGCCCTTTTACCACCTGCTCGCAGAGAATGACGATTCGTCCTATGTCGCCTATGTCAGCCAGCAGAACCTGATGGCCGACAGCGAAGGCGGCCCGGTGGATCACCCCAGCGTAGCCCAGCTGTTCGACGATTTCGCCGAAGGCCGCTATCGCCTGCGCCGCCGCCTGACGCACTGA
- a CDS encoding recombinase family protein, which yields MNRLRCAIYTRKSSEEGLEQDFNSLDAQREACLAYIASQKSEGWVALPAQYDDGGWSGGNMDRPGLARLLADIEAGRVDVVVVYKVDRLTRSLSDFARIVETFDRREVSFVSVTQAFNTTSSMGRLTLNVLLSFAQFEREVTGERIRDKIAASKAKGMWMGGLPPLGYQPDNRSLKIIEGEAELVRSIFTRYLELGSVHVLQQQLEAEGVRSRQWTTSRGTVRGGTILNRGQIFHILRNCIYVGEIRHRDRTYPGQHEAIIERELFDAVQAMLDAKIHRRKAALTQAAPLTGLLFDAAGNRMSPVHARGRWGVSYRYYNSAPLQQGRSAPAGTLRRIPAKPVEELVLERLRLWSGEPHAGWERFLPHLTRVEVHPRSAVIDLTCPANACWHERIDAADRVETLTTDELRITITAAVRPRGGRRSVINATGAARARPDQTLISGLRRAHAILEEHAVHHLPRVPHLADARGIDDPWNRRLMQLAFLAPDIQQAILAGHQPAGVTLAELMAEGFPLAWDAQRDRFGFALHLHR from the coding sequence ATGAACAGGCTGCGCTGCGCGATCTACACCCGCAAGAGCTCGGAGGAAGGGCTTGAACAGGACTTCAACAGCCTTGATGCGCAGCGCGAGGCCTGCCTCGCCTATATCGCCTCGCAGAAGAGCGAAGGGTGGGTCGCCCTGCCGGCACAGTATGACGATGGCGGCTGGTCCGGTGGCAACATGGACCGGCCCGGTCTGGCCCGTCTGCTCGCCGACATTGAGGCAGGCCGGGTTGATGTCGTGGTGGTCTACAAGGTCGACCGCTTGACCCGCTCGCTCTCGGACTTCGCCCGGATCGTCGAGACGTTCGATCGCAGGGAGGTATCATTCGTCTCGGTCACCCAGGCGTTCAATACGACCTCCTCGATGGGCAGGCTTACCCTCAACGTGCTGCTCTCGTTTGCGCAGTTCGAGCGCGAGGTCACCGGCGAACGTATTCGCGACAAGATCGCCGCCTCGAAGGCAAAGGGTATGTGGATGGGCGGCCTGCCGCCACTGGGCTACCAACCGGATAACCGCAGCCTGAAGATCATAGAAGGCGAGGCAGAGCTCGTCCGCTCGATCTTCACCCGCTATCTCGAACTTGGCTCGGTCCATGTCCTTCAGCAGCAGCTCGAAGCCGAAGGTGTGCGTTCGCGGCAATGGACGACATCGCGCGGCACTGTCCGGGGCGGCACGATCCTTAACCGCGGGCAGATCTTCCATATCCTGCGCAACTGCATCTATGTCGGCGAGATCAGGCATCGCGACCGGACATATCCCGGCCAGCACGAGGCAATCATCGAGCGCGAGCTGTTCGATGCGGTGCAGGCCATGCTCGATGCAAAGATCCACCGGCGAAAGGCTGCCCTGACGCAGGCCGCTCCGCTCACCGGGCTGCTGTTCGATGCGGCCGGCAACCGCATGTCGCCGGTGCATGCACGCGGGCGCTGGGGGGTGAGCTACCGCTACTACAACTCCGCCCCGCTGCAGCAGGGACGCTCAGCGCCCGCAGGTACGCTGCGGCGCATTCCTGCCAAACCGGTCGAGGAGCTTGTACTCGAACGCCTGCGGCTCTGGTCAGGCGAACCGCATGCCGGTTGGGAGCGGTTCCTGCCCCACCTCACCCGGGTCGAGGTTCATCCCCGATCGGCAGTGATCGATCTCACCTGTCCGGCCAACGCCTGCTGGCATGAGCGGATTGATGCAGCCGACAGGGTCGAGACACTCACTACCGACGAACTGCGCATCACCATCACCGCCGCGGTCCGTCCGCGCGGCGGGCGCCGCTCGGTCATCAACGCAACCGGCGCTGCGCGCGCCCGGCCCGACCAGACCCTGATCTCCGGCCTGCGCCGCGCGCACGCCATCCTTGAGGAGCATGCGGTCCATCACCTCCCACGGGTTCCCCACCTTGCCGACGCACGCGGGATCGATGATCCCTGGAACCGCAGGCTGATGCAGCTCGCTTTCCTTGCCCCCGACATCCAGCAGGCGATCCTTGCCGGCCACCAGCCGGCCGGCGTCACCCTGGCCGAGCTCATGGCCGAAGGCTTTCCGCTCGCATGGGACGCGCAGCGCGACAGGTTCGGGTTTGCATTGCACCTGCACAGATAA
- a CDS encoding DUF2924 domain-containing protein, which yields MNIARELAAIAAEDLPALRARWQRQYGPPPRLRSAALLRLVLAWRIQADSCGGLDAATRKQIRGGATGPESVLAAGSILTREWQGAVYRVEIADKGFIHDGRHWKSLSQIARHITGTRWNGPRFFGLRDPA from the coding sequence GTGAACATCGCCCGGGAACTCGCGGCGATCGCCGCCGAAGACCTCCCGGCCCTGCGCGCGCGGTGGCAGCGGCAATATGGCCCGCCACCGCGCCTGCGCTCGGCCGCGCTCCTTCGGCTGGTACTGGCATGGCGCATCCAGGCGGACAGCTGCGGCGGTCTCGATGCCGCCACCCGCAAGCAGATCAGGGGGGGCGCGACCGGTCCGGAGAGTGTGCTCGCAGCCGGCAGCATCCTGACCCGCGAGTGGCAGGGAGCCGTGTACCGGGTCGAGATCGCGGACAAGGGGTTCATCCATGACGGGCGGCACTGGAAGAGCCTGTCGCAGATCGCCCGCCACATCACCGGCACCCGCTGGAACGGTCCGCGCTTCTTCGGCCTGAGGGATCCAGCATGA
- a CDS encoding DUF3489 domain-containing protein has translation MTKTENTAAAKPRTARTAGTAAKTTRAAATPKAKALSKGDTLVAMLSKPAGATIAAMMEATGWQQHSVRGFLAGTVRKKLSHELVSQKEDAGRVYRIIAGKAAS, from the coding sequence ATGACGAAAACTGAAAACACCGCTGCCGCCAAGCCGCGCACGGCCCGCACCGCAGGAACTGCGGCGAAGACGACCAGGGCAGCGGCCACACCGAAAGCGAAGGCACTCTCGAAGGGCGATACGCTGGTCGCAATGCTGTCGAAGCCGGCGGGCGCGACCATCGCCGCGATGATGGAGGCTACCGGCTGGCAGCAACACTCCGTCCGCGGCTTCCTCGCCGGAACGGTGCGCAAGAAGCTCAGTCACGAACTGGTGTCGCAGAAGGAAGACGCCGGCCGGGTCTATCGTATCATTGCCGGGAAGGCGGCCTCGTGA
- a CDS encoding IS630 family transposase (programmed frameshift): protein MGSAIGLRDDYDGAALRRLARASKSANQTRRLLALAEIYDGGSRTAAARIGGVGLQIVRDWVVRFNTRGPDGLLDGKAPGPRSRLNDIQRRALLEVVERGPIPAVHGVVRWRLIDLVQWLHDEFAVSLDVSTVSRELKKLGYVKLTARPRHHAQNELAAEAFKKGFAAELAKVRATLPKGTPIEIWFQDEARIGQKNKITRRWARRGTRPSAPKDQRTKSAYIFGAICPEQGKGAGLVLPFCNTEMMSLHLAEISLAVAPGAHAVVLMDQAGWHMTGKLIVPDNISIIALPAKCPELNPVENIWQFMRDNWLSNRVFTSHDNIVDHCCEAWNKLTDQPWRIMTIGRRKWARGS from the exons ATGGGTTCAGCGATCGGCTTGCGTGATGATTATGATGGCGCTGCCTTGAGGCGATTGGCGCGTGCGTCGAAGAGCGCGAACCAGACGCGGCGGCTTTTAGCCTTGGCCGAGATCTACGACGGTGGCAGCCGGACTGCGGCGGCGCGGATCGGCGGGGTGGGTCTGCAGATCGTGCGAGACTGGGTGGTCCGGTTCAATACCCGTGGCCCGGATGGCCTTCTGGATGGCAAGGCACCCGGTCCTCGATCCCGGCTCAATGATATTCAGCGCCGCGCGCTTCTGGAGGTTGTCGAGCGTGGTCCGATCCCGGCGGTGCATGGCGTCGTGCGCTGGCGGCTGATCGATCTGGTGCAGTGGCTTCATGATGAGTTTGCGGTTTCGCTCGATGTGAGCACCGTGTCGCGCGAACTGAAGAAGCTGGGCTACGTCAAGCTCACGGCTCGGCCTCGCCACCATGCCCAGAACGAACTCGCCGCGGAGGCCTTCAAAAAG GGTTTTGCCGCCGAGCTGGCAAAGGTCAGAGCAACCCTCCCCAAGGGCACGCCCATAGAGATATGGTTCCAGGACGAAGCGCGGATCGGCCAAAAGAACAAGATCACGCGGCGCTGGGCCAGACGCGGGACCCGGCCATCAGCGCCCAAGGATCAGCGGACGAAATCGGCCTACATCTTCGGCGCGATCTGCCCCGAGCAGGGCAAGGGTGCCGGCCTTGTTCTGCCCTTCTGCAATACAGAGATGATGTCCCTGCATCTTGCCGAAATCTCCCTCGCCGTCGCCCCCGGCGCTCACGCGGTCGTGCTGATGGATCAGGCCGGTTGGCACATGACCGGAAAGCTCATCGTGCCCGACAACATCAGCATCATCGCGCTGCCAGCCAAGTGCCCAGAGCTCAACCCCGTCGAGAACATCTGGCAGTTTATGCGCGACAACTGGCTCTCCAACCGCGTGTTCACCTCCCACGATAACATCGTCGATCACTGCTGCGAGGCGTGGAACAAGCTCACCGATCAGCCATGGCGCATCATGACCATCGGCCGCCGCAAATGGGCCCGTGGGTCATGA
- a CDS encoding IS6 family transposase: MSKPANPFRCFNSSPEVIRLVVMMYVRYPLSLRNVEDLLFERGIDICHETVRFWWNRIGPLFAADIRRQRVSHMRVFRHWRWHLDEVFVKINGEQHYLWRAVDHEGEILESFVTKKRDKSAALAFMKRTLKRQGKPEKVVTDGMRSYPAAMRDLGNLDRREVGRWLNNRAENSHLPLRRRERAMLRFRQMKSLQKFVSVHANVHNHFNQQRHLVDRKTYKERRSTALAEWQILMA; this comes from the coding sequence ATGAGCAAGCCAGCCAACCCGTTTCGCTGTTTCAATTCGTCGCCCGAGGTGATCCGGCTCGTCGTGATGATGTATGTTCGGTACCCGCTCAGCCTGCGTAACGTGGAAGACCTGCTGTTCGAGCGAGGCATCGATATATGCCACGAGACCGTGCGGTTCTGGTGGAACCGGATCGGCCCCCTGTTCGCCGCAGATATTCGACGGCAGCGGGTTTCGCACATGCGGGTCTTCCGGCACTGGCGCTGGCATCTCGACGAGGTGTTCGTAAAGATCAACGGCGAGCAGCATTACCTTTGGCGTGCAGTGGATCACGAGGGTGAAATCCTGGAGTCCTTCGTCACGAAGAAACGGGACAAATCCGCGGCTCTGGCATTCATGAAGCGAACGTTGAAGCGCCAGGGAAAGCCGGAGAAGGTCGTCACCGACGGTATGCGCTCATACCCGGCGGCCATGCGCGACCTCGGCAATCTCGACCGGCGCGAAGTGGGCCGTTGGTTGAACAATCGGGCAGAAAATAGTCACCTGCCACTCCGCAGAAGAGAGCGGGCGATGCTGCGTTTTCGACAAATGAAGTCGCTTCAAAAGTTCGTCTCGGTCCATGCCAACGTTCACAATCACTTCAACCAGCAGCGCCATCTCGTCGATAGAAAGACCTACAAGGAACGACGCTCGACCGCTTTGGCCGAGTGGCAAATCCTCATGGCCTAG